The Brassica oleracea var. oleracea cultivar TO1000 chromosome C7, BOL, whole genome shotgun sequence sequence NNNNNNNNNNNNNNNNNNNNNNNNNNNNNNNNNNNNNNNNNNNNTTTTTTTTTTTTAATTTTGGAAATATTCCGAGGAAGTTTATCCCTCGGAATATTCCGACGACATCTTCCTAGGAATATTCCGAGGAATTTCCGACGAACTTGTGGTCCTCGGAAATTCTGAGGAAATAGGGTTTCCTCGGAATTCCGTCGGAAATTTCCGAGGGATTTCCGAGGAAAGATGAATTTTCGAGGAGTTATTTCCGAGGACTTTTTTCGTCGGTATGTCGTCGGAATAGCGTTATTCCGACGACATATCGACGATTTTTTCCCTCAGTATGCCGTTGTTTTCTTGTAGTGCATTGAGAAAAGAGATTTCAAAAGATCTTCAGAGTTTCGACTAAAAAAATCTCCAAAGTATCCCAATTTACAGTTAATAAGAAACAAAACAAAAAAAGAAAAAAGAAAATAGAGCAAGAAAGTATATATTATTAGTTGAGATTAGTAAGTACTAGTTACATATATGGTATATGGTATATGGTATTAAGTGTTGTTCTGAAAAAAATGATGCCCTAAGCCAATGTTTCTTTTTGGTGAAAGGAGGCACGGCTTTGAGTAGGAGTAAATAATAAATTAATTTCTAAATCTTTTCTCGTTTTGGAGACCCTTCGCTTTAGTTTATGCAAATAACTGCATTTTTCTAGATATCACAGTCATATGTTGCACTCTATAGATGTATCAGTTTCCCACGAGAATAAGGTGTATATGGACCACCTCTTGATTGTTTAATGATATTTATGAATAGCTATGGACAAAAAGATAACACCTCACATAATTCCAAAGGCTAGTACTTAGCATCAGATTGGTTGAGCTTCCACATGGGAATCTTTGAAAATTTTGTATTCTTCTATGCATTTACCAAATATATAATTCTTAGATATAGTTATAAACAAAAAGAGTGATATGCATATGGTGTATCGAATTTCTAAATACATATATAATATATGGAATGAATATGATTTACTAGCTAATTGCCTCTGCTGTGTTTTTTCTTTTTGGTGATTGCCTTTGCTGTGTTTGTTAACTTGATCTATAAATATCATTTTTCCTTACGTCTGTAAGAATATAAAACACGTAAAACAGCACACACTTACCCACTATTAAATAGCTTAATATACGCAAGAGCATGAAAGCTCTTGTTTCTGTTTTTTTTTTCTGTAAAAATATCAAAACATATTCATCGACTCAACGCTCTCATCAAAAGGTCCAAAACATTCTTTGTATAACTCAATTACCAGTCTTAAAATCATAGATACTATTACTGTTTTATTTTTCATAATACATTTGGTAATAAGGCAAGTATTGTTTACTTATATTTTTCAAGTGAAAAGACGTGAAGGTGTTTTAATACCGCATGTCTAAGCTTCTGGAAGTTGATAAGGTAAAATATCAAGGAATTATTCATTGAGGAACAATGATTAATTTTAAAAGTATGATTGAGAATGGATGTAATATCTCCATAGTTCCTAGTGCCCTTTTATATCATTTGTATCCCCACTAAAATAAATTTACGAGAAAATGTTACAACATACAATGCTATTATATTATATCACCTTTAGTTTGGCTTTTTACCTAGTTATAGACATATTAAAATAATGACTTGAAATGAAAATTTGAAATTATAAGAAAGTTCACTATAATACTCTATAAGACTAGTAAATATTTTCATGAAATAATATTTATTAGTTAAATTGTAATCGTATTAGTAAACAAAAGGTATGGCTTTTTAAAAGATAATGAACTTACTTAGAGCAAAATCTAAATTATTAAGTAATCAATTCAACATTTATACTATGCATTTATAGTATGCTTCAAGACATTTCCAAGACTCAAGCATACACATAGTTTAATTATTCATCTATCCGGGTAATAGTAGTTGTAAACGGTCCTCACCCGAAACCCACAATCAATATATCCTAAGAGCTATTTATTAATATTCATGTTATTTTAAAAACAAATGTTTTGAAGTTTTATATATCGAAAATACAACGTAAAACACACATAAAAATCCAGGATCGTTAGTGTATAGTAATCATGTACAAACAAATGTAACACAATATGTGATGCCACCTGAAACAAACATAATATATGATTTAAGTTGGCATGAGCTAAAGAGAATCTTGTGAGATTAGTATATTTGACCGCTTAGATTTTGATTCAGAATCAAGCAGAGCCATCGTAACCCATCACTTCCACAAATTCTTCACACACTTATCTAACTCAGAGATTTTATCTTGACTTGGTATGCATGTCAATCAAGTAATTGGATTTAATAGAGTAGATGTTGGACCTTACTAGCAGCTATAATATGTCATGTGATGACATAAGGTACCATTGATGAATTTTTTTTATGTGCCTCCGTCAATGATTTGATTTAATAGTACTATAAAATTATGCACAATCAAGTTTAGTGCATTCACTACAAGAAAACGTAACCGACTCCGACGAAAAGTCCCGATAACCCAAGTTCTCGGAAAATCTCCAACGACTAACCGAGAAAATGTTGAGGAATTTTCAAATTCATCGGAAATTTGTAGAAACTTTCGGACGAAAATAGACGATCGACAAATTCTCGGTAAGGTTGTCGGACTTTTCTCAGAAACAAAAACAAGTTCCGACAAATAAGTTTTCTCGGTAATTTCTCGGTAAGGTTGTCGGAATATTTTCGGAAACAATAATAAGTTCCAACAAATACGCATTCTCGGTAATTTCTGGGTAATTTTATCGGAAGACTCTCGGATTGTACCGACATATGAGCATTCTCGGTATCTGGTTGGAGTAGCATCGCAAAAGTTGACAGTATTAAAGTGAATTATTTTTGTCACCGTAAGATCTTGTTCAGTTTAATTTCCAGATAAATGTTTGTCGGCGTTGTCTGGTAAAAAATAATACTACTGGTACTTGCATAAAGAAATACCGAAAGAAAATAATACTAATAATAACTAAACTTAATTTTTGTGGTCCACAATTTCCATATCCACTAAGTGTGTTTATTTTAAGAGATTTAATATTCCTATATTTCACTTTCATTTTTTTTTGTTAAGGGGTTTATCTATATTTTACTTCTTCTAGTCCCTTCTTCTCCAGATCTACACGTCCAGTATCATATTTCTCTATCATTTTCTTCTCTTCATTGCTTCGATTTTCACCATTCTTTTCGTTCTCTTACTATTTTCTCTTCTTTCCTGCTTAAACCGTCCCTTTCTTTTTTGTTTCTTTCAGATCTTGTATTGCTTTTCAAACCAAAGTTCCTTAAACCACCGCGCTTGATCTCCTTGCACCGCCACTATGCAACTCCTTCCACCGCCGTCACCTCTCACTCCACCGCCACCGTCACGGCCAGCTTCATATCCTACATAGGTACCATCGCCCACTACATCGGGAACCGTGTACCCTACACCGGCACCGTCGCACTCTACGCCAGCACCGTCGCACTCTACGCCGTCACTGTCACATTCTACGCTGGCACCGTCGCACTCGCATCCTGAACGGGCACTATCCGTAATAACTAATAATATAGTTTTATTTTTATTTTTATTTTTGTTTTATGGTTTATAGAAGTTTTATTTTAATTTCTTTATATGTAATGAATATTCTGTAATTTTAATATTATTCGAGTTTGCCTTTTTTTTTTGTCCGTTGCACTCTACGCCGTCACCGTCACATTCTACGCTGGCATCGTCGCACTCGCATCCTGAACCGGCACTATCCGTAATAACTAATAATATAGTTTTATTTTTATTTTTATTTTTGTTTTATGGTTTATAGAAGTTTTATTTTAATTTCTTTATATGTAATGAATATTCTGTAATTTTAATATTATTCGAGTTTGCCTTTTTTTTTTGTTTTTTTTAAATTAAAAATATTAAGTTGTCGGAAGTTTATCAGAGTATAAATTACGGAATTTTATTGGAACGTTCCGACCAGTTTCCGACAAATACTTCCCACGCCATTGTGTCGGAATTTACCGATTAATTCCCGACAAATGGAGTTTCCGAGACCCAAACTCCGACTAAAGTTTGATCCTCTGAAAGTTGTCAAAACTATCCATTACCGACTAACTTCAGATGAATATGACTGTCGGTGTTAACGACTTATTTTAATGTTCTAACCAAAAAAATTTAGGGCCTTGATAAAGAAACTAAAAGCCAAATGAATCTGATAGGGATTGCATAATTTGATTTTTTTAAAAAATCAAACTAAGAATCTAAATGGTATCCAAATGAATGAAGAATAATCAATTCATTTTTTCTATTAACATTTACACCATTTACAAAGTACATATGGCCATTGTTATTCTCTTAATTTATATAATTTTAGATCAAATTTGTTTCTTATCAAATCTGAAAGAAACAATAACTAACAAATATTACCTTTCATTTCTATTATCTTTTATTCTTTATAAATTTTTAATTCATATTGTTCTTTTAATGGTCATCCGTTAGAGTTTTAAGTTTTAACATTGCTGTCATGATATTTTTTTCCTCTTTCCTAAACCAATATTTGAGATAAAATTCTAAACCGAAAAAAACCAAATTAGCAGTCAGTCTTCTTTTCTCTCTCGTTCCAGGTTTCTTTGATATGGCCTCTCTGTTAACCTGGGTGGGAGTCAGAATTCCACCTCACAGACCCTTTGAAGGATATGCATTTGTCGTAGACGAAGCTATGGTTATTCAAGAGGGAAACTCGTGTTGGATCCATGGGCTAGTAAAGCATTTCAATTATCTTTTGAGGGTCCGAGGATTGATCCACCAGCATGGAGTATGCTTCTTCATGATAGTGTCTAGAATGTTTAATCTATCGGCTGATAATTCTCTCCCTCTCCAGTCTCCTCCTTATGGCTAAACCAGCTTTGCAATACGGTCTTCCTCTCAGCGGGCTCATCCCATATCCGAATCTTGGTCCAACTGTTCCTCCTCAACCTAAATTTGCTGTCAGAAACATGCATGTTTACAAAATTGCTCAGTATCGAACTCATACCAAGTTTGAGATTGCCCTTATCAACACAATGAAGTTTTCGGCGGTAGCCATTGGTCTCTATGACTACCCGTCTTTGTCTCTTCCCTCTCTACCCAATGTTAGTCATTTTTCTTCTTCTTCTTCTTCATGTTTGGATTTTCTTTTCCAGTTTTACAACTTCTTGTTTGTTTCACGGTCTTCACTGTTGGAGGATGGCACAGCTTTCATACAGCTGCAGGACACTCCGATTTACAACAACCATGACTTTGTCTACCTCCAACTCCAAAGGCGCTCCATCAAGCACTTTGTGCTTCATCTCAGTCCCTTCAGGGTTTGATTCCCTTAAAACTTCTTTTTTGCTTCAGTCCCTTTATGGTTCTATGATTGAGAGTTATCTATGACTGAGAGTTATCATACCAAATTAAATTAATTTCCAGTTAAACAAAATTAAATTAATTTACTTTTTTTTGTTCAATTAATTTACAAATCTATACATAAATTCCAGTACATATATTTGAAGTCCTCATTTAGGCCCAAACAAGGATTGGGTACAGGCTTAAAAGCCCATCTATACATACGCAAACGAAGTATTGTCATTTGCGGTTCGACCAACCGCTTTAAACGCCAAATTCGTTAGGACCAAACCACACACACGCAAGATGAGTGAGTGACACACGCACGATGAGTGAAGTTAAAGTCCGATACTTTTGGAGAAGTCAGTAAGCTTTTGACGTCATCATCCACATGCTTTCTAAAGCTTGCGAGTCATTTAAATTGCACAAAGGAGATCATCGTTCTATCATTTCACTGTGAGAAAGTTTAGTTCAACATTACCAAAAACAACAATGGCTAAAACCAGATGGTTTTGCTTCGCTATCGCTCTTTTAGTGATTGCCCGTTTCTGTAACTGCGAAGAAGCAGTCTTGTCTCAGAAAGAACAGGACAGGGTCTCGAGATTGCCTGGTCAGGATTTCGATGTAGACTTTGCTCACTACTCGGGGTTCGTTACCACTAATGAGAAGCTGGGAAGAGCACTCTTCTACTGGTTCTTCGAAGCTGCTGAAGATTCTGCGTCTAAGCCTCTTGTTCTCTGGCTCAACGGAGGTTTGCTGACACAAACCAAAAACCCCTAAAGTTTCTTCCTTTTTTTGTAATTCCTATAGAAAGTCCTTTCCTTTTCAGCACATTCAGTAGTGCCTCAATGGATTTTCTAGAACTCATTGAACCTGTTTCAATCACACTATGCACGCTACTATTATATTTATATGATATGGATCTTGATTTGTACTTTTGGAGATTGTCTTGTAGCTACTTTGGTTTGAATTCGATTACTTTTGCTTGTTACACGTGATTTCCATTTTTGTCTTCATGTAGTTATGAGTGATTTTGATTCCTTAAAATGTAATCAAATTGGGAGATTTTTCTTTTTTTTTTTGTCTGTGTCTAAGATTTTTATTTATTTTAATTTTCTCTACTTACAGGGCCAGGATGTTCATCTGTTGGATTTGGTGAAGCAGAAGAGATAGGACCGTTCCACATTAAGTCAGATGGGAAGACTCTTTACCTTAATCAATATTCTTGGAACCAAGGTAAATGAAGTTGGTATGTTGCATAAGAGAGCTATGATTCACAAAGCTTACAACCTTTTATTTGTTTGCAGTTGCGAATATTTTGTTCCTTGATGCACCTGTTGGAGTTGGTTATTCATACTCAAACACTTCTTCTGATTTGCTTACCAATGGTGATCAGAGAACTGGTAATGATTTTAGCTTCTTTTAAGCTCACTGTCTCTTTAGATCCTCTTGTTGATGAGTGGGGAGGTTATGATTTTGCACAGCGAAAGACTCACTGCAGTTTCTTCTGAAATGGGTTGAGCTTTATCCGGAGTTCAAAGGAAGAGAGTTTTACATAGTTGGGGAGAGCTATGCAGGTAAGCTCATCTTACTTATTACTACTCTTTTCATTTTTGTCTCTCAAATCTTCTCTGGCTTGCTTCAGGGCATTACATTCCTCAGCTGAGTCAAGCCATTGTAGAACATAACCAAGCGTCTGGCGAAAACACCATTAATCTGATGGGTTACATGGTGAGCGCTTGCCTGTCCTCATTATCAATCCCTCTGTGGCTAGTTCTCATGAATGTTTGTTTACAGGTAGGTAATGGGCTGATGGATGATTACCATGACAGCCTCGGTCTTTACCAGTATATCTGGACCTTGGGTTTCATCTCCGACCAAACATACAGCTTACTGAAACTCAAGTGCGGTTTGGAACCCTTTGTTCACACATCCGAAGTGTGTCTCAAGGCTCTGGACATAATGGACATGGAGATAGGTGAGATAGACCAATACAGCGTCTTCACCCCAACCTGTGTTGCCAACGCTTCCCAGGCAAAGATGTTGCTGAAGAAAAGAGCAGTAGGTGGCCGTGTGAGTGAACAGTACGATCCTTGCACGATGAAACACTCTAAAGTGTATTTCAATCTTCCGGAGGTTCAAGAAGCTCTCCATGTCCCACCGGGACTTGCACCATCCAAATGGGATGTTTGCAGGTTAAAAATGCAACTTACTATATCTTAGAACTCGGCTTTGTAACAGTTTCTGATCAGGAGAGGTTTGGTTTTTTGCAGTGATGTTGTGAGTGAAAACTGGAAGGACTCTCCTTCCTCGGTTCTGAACATTTACCACGAGCTTATAGCTGCAGGGCTACGTATATGGGTTTTCAGGTCTCTTTCTCTATGAATTTTCTTAAAGTTATTTGCCGTTTTGGTAGTTAAAAAGTGTTGTGTTATTTGGTAACAGTGGAGATGCAGATGCTGTTGTACCAGTTACATCAACTCGGTACAGCATAGATGCACTAAAACTTCACCCAGTGAGTCCCTATGGTCCTTGGTACATAGACGGACAGGTATTAACAAACTCAATTGAGAAAGAAGAGAATCTTAGTCTTGTTATGTTTTGATACCTTTTTAAAAATTTGGGGACATGATTTGAATGAAACAGGTGGGAGGGTGGACTCAGGAGTATGATGGTCTAAACTTTGTGACTGTGAGAGGTGCAGGGCATGAAGTTCCTTTGCATAGACCGAAGGAGGCTCTTGCGCTATTCCAGGCTTTTATATCTGGAACTTCATTGCCAACTCCAGAGAACAGCATCAGAAGCGACAAGTCTGAACTCGTTGGTGACTCATGATGAGTTGTGTGATTCTCAGTCAGAAAGTTGCAGTCCTTGTATGAACTAGTTAAGATAATAATATAATAGCTTTAAACGCTGTTTTGAAACATTTAGTGTTGGATTCTATTTAAGTGTCTATCATCATATAATCCAAACTCCAATATATATATTCATCAAGATAACACGCATTGTTCATGAGAAATTGAAAATTAAGTATGAACTAGTGTTGCGAAAAAAAAAGGTATGAACTAGTAAAATAGTATAATATTGGGTAATAAAATAGAATTGGTATTGAAATAGGGGTCTAAACGTAAATAAATATAAAAAGGTTAAGCTTGACTCTGACCCATGAGCCCTTAGCCCAAATTTAAAATAACCTTGATGTAATAAAAATCTTCCGTTGGTTATTTCTGCAACATTGGTCGGAACTTGGACCCAGAGGGTTGAGAGATATACGACGTTGTGTGATTGAAAGTTTTGAACTTATTGAATTTGAGGTCCTAAGACTGATTCTATTACCAATCTGCATGGAGTTTTTTTTGTTCTTCCTTTGGTTGCTTGCTTCTCCCACTTTCTAAACTCGTGTATGTGCTTCTTGGCTAGAGGACAGGAGAAGAAATCGAAACAGCAGCGATCATGGTGATGGTGTCTAACTCTAGCCATCACAACAAGGAAATAAACGTCAGAAGGAGGATCTCTGCGATGTATTCTTCTTCCCAATCTTTTTTTCTCTTGTTGCATATATGGTGTGACATAGAACCCACGGATGAATCCATATTATGCAGATACAATAAGCGGGAAGAGGATTTTTCAGCGCTTAAGGACTACAATGACTACTTGGAAGAAGTGGAGTGCATGAGTTAGTCTCTCACTTTACATTCTTTTGTTTATGTGTTGACAAGACCAGTGTGAGTATATATTATCTCCCATTCCACAGTATTTTATTTGGTAGATGGAATCAATGTTGGGGCCATTGAGGAGAAGATTAAGAGATACTCTCAAGAGAATGCTGAACAGATCATGGTTAATCGCGCCCGCAAGGTAACTAAATTGCCTTTGGTAGCTCATCTTGGTTATTAGATGAATGTGTAGAAGAAAAGATATGAGATCATGCTTTTTGGTTCAACAGGCTGAGGATTTAACTGCAGCCTTGGCAGCTTGCAAGGCCCAACCTCCACAAACTGATACTGTTACGGTTAATAGAGTTATAATTTTTTATATTGACAAGAAGATGAAGATTTCTGACAAAAGCTGAAACCTTTGTTGTTGTTGTTGTTGTATGCATTTGTAGTCTTCAAACCATGGGACTACGGCTGCAACTGCATACATTCAGGCTCCACGACCAACGGGAATGGGCCCACAACCTCTACCTATAGGAGGAGGAGGAAGAGCAGATCATCAACGTTACTACTCTGTGGAAGACGATGCAATGTTGAGGATCAAAGCGGAGAGAGCTCCACGCGCTGGAGGATTTTCTTTAGAGATAAGCAAGAAGAGGGCTTTTGAAGAAGCATTTTCATGCATTTGGGTTTGATTCCTCAAGAGATTTGTGTGCTTATCTTAAGACTGTGATCACCATATAAATCAATATATCGGTTAGAAATCACCATAGAAACCAATATGTTGCATGTTATGAATAAGTCTCAATCTTTCAATCTCTAGTGCTGGTTTTGATAACTTGGTGGAAAAAGAAAACAGTTCACATTGTCTATCACTCAATGAGTCTTAACTTGTTCTTCTCAATAGATATTTACACACACAAAAATATACAAAGATGATGTTTTTGGTATGTGTTACTCAAAGGCAACCTACATAGAAAAGTTACATACAGCTTCTTAGCTAGAAGCAAACAAAAACAGAACACAATGACAAACACTCAACATAAACACAAAAATCTTCTTTTCACTTTCTTTTCTTTGTCTCATAGCCAAAAGTAAAGCATTGCCTGTTTCAGTAAACATGCCAAATATTTGTTAATAATACTAATAAAATACTAACCAAAGTTTACTAGTTAAAATTTGACTGAATATACCTCTTGAATGGAAACAATGGATGGGTCAATCCAAGGTTGTAGATTCTCCAGTCTATCTGAGCGTTTCACTTCAGATGATTGCACAGAACTTACCTCCTCCTTCACCTCCCTCACTAGACTAATCTCTTCTTCCTTAACCACTCCACTAGTTTCAGGCTCAGTCTTAGTCCTTTCCCTCTCAAGCCTCTCTACTCTCTGTCTCAACCTCTGTAGTTCAGCTTGATACTCTCCACGGTTTCTCTTACCGCTTCTGTCTCTTGTCTGTTTAGGTGATTTCTTATCCATCTTTGCATGCTTTGCAACTTTTATCACCAGAGTTTCCTCACTTTTACACAAACCCTTTGATGAGCTTGCAACATCTTCTTCTCTCTTGTTGACTCGAGATTCAGACATTGAACTCTTGTATTGCATCGAGTCTCTAAAATGTGTAAGCTCTTTCACTTGCTCATCCAGCTTCTTGATCTGTTCCCAATACACATCTAAGGAACTCTTCTGTGAGTCCAAACTCTGCTCAATAACTTCCTTCTCCACAGGGATAGAAAGATCATCTACCAACTCTGGAGAGGGTGTTTGAGACCTATCACTCAATGACCCTTGAAGCTTAACATCATCTAAGCTATTCAAGTCACTATACCCCAAGCTCAAAAGCTGGTTTCTATAAGCTTCCACTTGATACTCAAGCGCAGTGATCTCAACCTCTTTCTGGTAGATAAAATCCTCTAAGAGCGCAAAGGACATCTCAGCGTGAGACATTTCTTCTTCGACTATTCTCTTGTACTGTTCAGCTTCCATGGCTAGCTCAGCTTTCTCTCCTTGCAGCCTGAGAATCATTGACATAGCCTCGCTCGCTGACGTGGCAGATGCTTCTCTCTCTGCTTCTAACTCATCTTGGAGCCTCTCAACTACTTCTTTGCGCTCATAAAGAGCCATTCTTAGATCATTTATCTCAGCTCCTGGTAACTTAAAGCTGTGGCTTCGTTCAACCATGTCTCTGCACAACAC is a genomic window containing:
- the LOC106307081 gene encoding serine carboxypeptidase-like 29 — protein: MAKTRWFCFAIALLVIARFCNCEEAVLSQKEQDRVSRLPGQDFDVDFAHYSGFVTTNEKLGRALFYWFFEAAEDSASKPLVLWLNGGPGCSSVGFGEAEEIGPFHIKSDGKTLYLNQYSWNQVANILFLDAPVGVGYSYSNTSSDLLTNGDQRTAKDSLQFLLKWVELYPEFKGREFYIVGESYAGHYIPQLSQAIVEHNQASGENTINLMGYMVGNGLMDDYHDSLGLYQYIWTLGFISDQTYSLLKLKCGLEPFVHTSEVCLKALDIMDMEIGEIDQYSVFTPTCVANASQAKMLLKKRAVGGRVSEQYDPCTMKHSKVYFNLPEVQEALHVPPGLAPSKWDVCSDVVSENWKDSPSSVLNIYHELIAAGLRIWVFSGDADAVVPVTSTRYSIDALKLHPVSPYGPWYIDGQVGGWTQEYDGLNFVTVRGAGHEVPLHRPKEALALFQAFISGTSLPTPENSIRSDKSELVGDS
- the LOC106303439 gene encoding uncharacterized protein LOC106303439, with the protein product MVMVSNSSHHNKEINVRRRISAIYNKREEDFSALKDYNDYLEEVECMIYIISHSTVFYLVDGINVGAIEEKIKRYSQENAEQIMVNRARKAEDLTAALAACKAQPPQTDTVTSSNHGTTAATAYIQAPRPTGMGPQPLPIGGGGRADHQRYYSVEDDAMLRIKAERAPRAGGFSLEISKKRAFEEAFSCIWV
- the LOC106307082 gene encoding calponin homology domain-containing protein DDB_G0272472-like — translated: MVERSHSFKLPGAEINDLRMALYERKEVVERLQDELEAEREASATSASEAMSMILRLQGEKAELAMEAEQYKRIVEEEMSHAEMSFALLEDFIYQKEVEITALEYQVEAYRNQLLSLGYSDLNSLDDVKLQGSLSDRSQTPSPELVDDLSIPVEKEVIEQSLDSQKSSLDVYWEQIKKLDEQVKELTHFRDSMQYKSSMSESRVNKREEDVASSSKGLCKSEETLVIKVAKHAKMDKKSPKQTRDRSGKRNRGEYQAELQRLRQRVERLERERTKTEPETSGVVKEEEISLVREVKEEVSSVQSSEVKRSDRLENLQPWIDPSIVSIQEAMLYFWL